A genome region from Halorussus pelagicus includes the following:
- a CDS encoding pyridoxamine 5'-phosphate oxidase family protein codes for MFTDDVVETNDEGVSGGERSDVKMNSDAASAFLERKGWGCLTLAEGGNAYSLPMSFGYDGEGTAYFHLQTDERGEKMAYLDATESATLLVPEVRPPDWTSVMVRGPIERVPEAEVEDAYAAFAGNAWFPASPWTDDRDPTELGFYKLEAETVTGRTSLVSE; via the coding sequence ATGTTCACCGACGACGTAGTTGAGACGAACGACGAAGGCGTGTCGGGCGGAGAACGCTCGGACGTGAAAATGAACTCCGACGCCGCGAGCGCCTTTCTCGAACGAAAAGGGTGGGGATGTCTGACGCTCGCGGAGGGTGGGAACGCCTACTCGCTCCCGATGTCGTTCGGGTACGACGGCGAGGGGACCGCCTACTTCCATCTCCAGACCGACGAGCGCGGCGAGAAGATGGCCTATCTCGACGCCACCGAGAGCGCCACGCTACTCGTTCCCGAGGTCAGACCGCCCGACTGGACCAGCGTCATGGTTCGGGGACCCATCGAGCGCGTTCCGGAAGCGGAGGTCGAAGACGCGTACGCGGCGTTCGCGGGAAACGCGTGGTTTCCGGCCAGTCCGTGGACCGACGACCGCGACCCGACCGAACTCGGCTTCTACAAGTTGGAGGCCGAGACGGTGACCGGGCGGACCTCGCTCGTGAGCGAATAG
- a CDS encoding PINc/VapC family ATPase → MNVLPDTSVVIDGRISERVEGEFAGATVLIPEAVVAELEAQANRGQESGWNGLSELQRLADLADEGDIDLEYVGERPDPEAAGRAHEGEIDAYIRELAADHDAAFVTSDSVQAEVAKAKGLDVEYIAPKTDDGDIGRLAIEEFFDEQTMSLHLRAGVAPMAKRGDIGDMHYEQIRDEVSTEEQLKEYASEIIDSAKRSNEGFIELSEQGMTIVQFRDYRIAVAEPPFADAWEITAVRPIVKTDMEDYEFAGELKERLLEQQRGVLISGSPGAGKSTFAQAVGEFLADNDFAVKTMEKPRDLQVGPEITQYTELSGEMEKTADSLLMVRPDYTIYDEVRKTDDFEVFADMRLAGVGMIGVVHATRAIDALQRLVGRVELGMIPQIVDTVVYIEAGKVEKVYDVTTQVKVPEGLMEEDLARPVIMIQDFETGRPEYEIYTFNRQVVTVPLDESEREESGVSKLAKQEIEREIQSVARGAVDVDVQGQNRATVYVTEDDISYVIGKGGGRIDEIENRLGIDIDVRTHDEKPQSASGASAGGAGGAGGAGATPGQVVTPEITSRHIVLPTDGHAGETVEVQADSEYLFTATVGRGGDIQVSRGSAIAEELERAIDREQAITVVGA, encoded by the coding sequence ATGAACGTTCTACCGGACACCAGCGTCGTCATCGACGGCCGGATTTCCGAGCGCGTCGAGGGCGAGTTCGCTGGCGCGACCGTCCTGATTCCGGAGGCAGTCGTCGCCGAACTCGAAGCGCAGGCCAACCGCGGCCAAGAGAGCGGTTGGAACGGTCTCTCGGAACTCCAGCGACTCGCTGACCTCGCCGACGAGGGCGACATCGACCTCGAATACGTCGGCGAGCGTCCGGACCCCGAGGCCGCGGGCCGTGCCCACGAAGGCGAAATCGACGCCTACATCCGGGAACTGGCCGCCGACCACGACGCCGCGTTCGTCACCAGCGACAGCGTGCAGGCCGAGGTAGCGAAGGCGAAAGGATTGGACGTGGAGTACATCGCGCCCAAGACCGACGACGGCGACATCGGTCGCCTCGCCATCGAGGAGTTCTTCGACGAGCAGACGATGAGCCTCCACCTCCGGGCGGGAGTCGCGCCGATGGCTAAGCGCGGCGACATCGGCGACATGCACTACGAGCAGATACGCGACGAGGTTTCGACCGAGGAACAACTCAAGGAGTACGCCAGCGAGATTATCGACTCCGCCAAGCGGAGCAACGAGGGGTTCATCGAACTCTCCGAGCAGGGGATGACCATCGTCCAGTTCCGCGACTACCGAATCGCCGTCGCGGAGCCGCCGTTCGCCGACGCGTGGGAGATTACCGCGGTTCGGCCCATCGTCAAGACCGACATGGAGGACTACGAGTTCGCCGGTGAACTCAAAGAGCGACTGCTCGAACAGCAACGCGGCGTTCTCATCTCCGGGTCGCCCGGTGCCGGGAAGTCCACCTTCGCGCAGGCCGTCGGCGAATTCCTCGCGGACAACGACTTCGCGGTCAAGACGATGGAAAAGCCCCGAGACCTGCAAGTCGGCCCGGAAATCACGCAGTACACCGAACTGAGCGGCGAGATGGAGAAGACCGCCGACTCGCTGTTGATGGTCCGGCCCGACTACACCATCTACGACGAGGTCCGGAAGACCGACGACTTCGAGGTGTTTGCCGACATGCGACTCGCGGGCGTCGGCATGATCGGCGTCGTTCACGCGACGCGGGCCATCGACGCGCTCCAGCGCCTCGTCGGCCGGGTCGAACTCGGCATGATTCCCCAAATCGTGGACACCGTTGTCTACATCGAGGCCGGGAAGGTCGAGAAGGTCTACGACGTGACGACGCAGGTGAAGGTGCCCGAGGGCCTGATGGAGGAGGACCTCGCTCGCCCGGTCATCATGATTCAGGACTTCGAGACCGGCCGCCCCGAGTACGAAATCTACACCTTCAACCGACAGGTCGTCACCGTCCCCCTCGACGAGAGCGAGCGCGAGGAGAGCGGCGTCTCGAAACTGGCGAAACAGGAAATCGAGCGAGAGATTCAATCGGTCGCCCGCGGTGCGGTGGACGTGGACGTGCAGGGCCAGAACCGCGCCACCGTCTACGTCACCGAGGACGACATCTCCTACGTCATCGGGAAGGGCGGCGGCCGAATCGACGAAATCGAGAACCGCCTCGGCATCGACATCGACGTGCGGACCCACGACGAGAAACCCCAATCGGCGTCCGGAGCGAGCGCAGGCGGTGCGGGCGGCGCAGGCGGAGCAGGAGCCACGCCCGGCCAAGTCGTGACGCCGGAAATCACCTCCCGGCACATCGTCCTGCCGACCGACGGCCACGCGGGCGAGACCGTCGAGGTGCAGGCCGACAGCGAGTACCTGTTCACGGCGACGGTTGGACGGGGCGGCGATATTCAGGTCTCGCGGGGCAGTGCGATTGCGGAGGAACTGGAGCGAGCAATCGACCGCGAGCAGGCGATTACGGTCGTCGGGGCGTAG
- a CDS encoding M20 family metallopeptidase: MTELLELTRELVSIPSHEDETEAGDYIENWLREETDGDVTRDETGNVIARRGPDEGESLALVGHHDVVPPADSQTDADGGYVVEERDGRLYGRGTADMKGAVAAAMLAFRDADLSGETAPELVFASFVGEEQGGVGARAAIERGFAPDYAVVGEGSTGYSAPGVTDVAVAHKGRRGSTVTARGTAAHASNPESGENAVYRACDAVDVIRDLDFPAVEVFGEEVRGSVAVTEIEGGSAWNVIPETCEVTVDERTVPGERAPLERVESEGVEWTVDQDLPAMRCDDEAFAQTVLAAASEEQEGRAGNPELVSKPHATDAGWLAETGTTCVVCGAAEPGEAHTDAESASIAVLERCEGIYRGVAERF, from the coding sequence ATGACCGAACTACTCGAACTCACCCGCGAACTCGTCTCCATCCCGTCCCACGAGGACGAGACCGAGGCGGGCGACTACATCGAGAACTGGCTCCGCGAGGAGACCGACGGCGACGTGACCCGCGACGAGACCGGGAACGTCATCGCCCGCCGCGGTCCCGACGAGGGCGAATCGCTCGCGCTCGTCGGCCACCACGACGTGGTGCCACCGGCCGACTCCCAGACCGACGCCGACGGAGGATACGTCGTCGAGGAGCGCGACGGCCGCCTCTACGGCAGGGGCACCGCCGATATGAAGGGCGCGGTGGCGGCCGCGATGCTGGCGTTCCGCGACGCCGACCTCTCAGGCGAGACCGCTCCGGAACTCGTCTTCGCCAGTTTCGTCGGCGAGGAGCAAGGCGGCGTCGGCGCTCGCGCCGCCATCGAACGAGGGTTCGCGCCCGACTACGCCGTCGTCGGCGAAGGCTCGACGGGCTACTCCGCGCCGGGCGTGACCGACGTGGCAGTCGCGCACAAGGGCCGCCGGGGGAGTACCGTCACTGCCCGCGGCACGGCGGCCCACGCCAGCAACCCCGAATCCGGCGAGAACGCGGTCTACCGGGCCTGCGATGCGGTGGACGTGATTCGGGACCTCGACTTCCCCGCGGTCGAGGTGTTTGGCGAGGAGGTCCGGGGAAGCGTCGCCGTCACGGAAATCGAGGGCGGGAGCGCGTGGAACGTGATTCCCGAAACGTGTGAGGTGACGGTGGACGAGCGCACGGTTCCCGGCGAGCGCGCGCCGCTTGAGCGCGTCGAGAGCGAGGGCGTCGAGTGGACTGTTGACCAAGACCTCCCGGCGATGCGCTGTGACGACGAAGCGTTCGCCCAGACCGTGCTGGCGGCCGCGAGCGAGGAACAGGAGGGACGAGCGGGCAACCCCGAACTCGTCTCGAAACCCCATGCGACCGACGCGGGATGGTTGGCCGAGACCGGAACGACCTGCGTGGTCTGTGGTGCGGCCGAACCCGGCGAGGCCCACACCGACGCTGAGAGTGCAAGCATCGCGGTGCTAGAACGTTGTGAGGGGATTTACCGCGGCGTGGCCGAGCGGTTCTGA
- a CDS encoding carboxypeptidase M32, with protein sequence MASEAAADEASDTYSKFVQQVQRLSNVKQAGMVLSWDQEVMMPEGGTPARSKQRSALSTVAHEMLTSDEMAEMLDELESRDLDDERASVVREIRRQHDRAASVPQDLVEEISEVSSEAMPVWQKAKEQDDFSTFAPTLEKLVELKREYAEHIDPDRDPYEVLFEEYEPYLGVETAEEVLQRLRDELVPLVDAIRESDANLATDTFSGEFDTDTQEDLTRDVLDTLGYDWDHGRLDTAPHPFSSGNQFDARVTTRFSPDEPVGALMATVHEFGHATYTLGLPREEYGTPLGESRDMTVHESQSRLWENHVGRSRAFWERFLPKVKDRFPEKLADASVDDVYEAANEVYEDNLIRVEADELTYHMHIVVRFEIERDLIRGDLDVEDVPEVWNDKYEEYLGVRPDSDAEGCLQDIHWSHGDFGYFPTYSLGSVLAAQLFDSAEDDIENLDENVAEGDFEPLHDWLTENVHQHGSRYTTDELVRQATGEEYTADYFLDYVKDKYGELYELDEYQ encoded by the coding sequence ATGGCAAGCGAAGCCGCCGCCGACGAGGCGTCCGACACCTATTCGAAGTTCGTACAGCAGGTACAGCGACTGTCGAACGTCAAGCAGGCCGGAATGGTACTCAGTTGGGACCAAGAGGTCATGATGCCCGAGGGCGGCACGCCCGCCCGGTCGAAACAGCGCTCGGCGCTCTCGACCGTGGCCCACGAGATGCTCACGTCCGACGAGATGGCCGAGATGCTCGACGAACTCGAATCGCGGGACCTCGACGACGAGCGCGCGTCGGTCGTCCGCGAGATTCGACGCCAGCACGACCGCGCCGCCAGCGTCCCCCAAGACCTCGTGGAAGAGATTTCGGAGGTCTCGTCGGAGGCGATGCCGGTCTGGCAGAAGGCCAAAGAACAAGACGACTTCTCGACGTTCGCGCCGACGCTCGAAAAACTGGTCGAACTCAAGCGCGAGTACGCCGAACACATCGACCCGGACCGCGACCCCTACGAGGTCCTGTTCGAGGAGTACGAACCGTATCTCGGCGTCGAGACCGCCGAAGAGGTCCTTCAGCGCCTGCGCGACGAACTCGTCCCGCTCGTGGACGCGATTCGGGAGTCGGACGCCAACCTCGCCACCGATACGTTCTCCGGCGAGTTCGACACCGACACGCAGGAAGACCTCACCCGCGACGTGCTGGACACGTTGGGCTACGACTGGGACCACGGCCGCCTCGACACCGCGCCCCACCCGTTCTCGTCGGGCAACCAGTTCGACGCCCGCGTCACGACCCGCTTTTCGCCCGACGAGCCGGTTGGCGCGCTGATGGCGACGGTCCACGAATTCGGCCACGCGACCTACACGCTCGGACTCCCCCGCGAGGAGTACGGCACGCCGCTGGGCGAGTCCCGTGACATGACGGTCCACGAGTCCCAGTCGCGCCTCTGGGAGAACCACGTCGGGCGCTCGCGGGCGTTCTGGGAGCGTTTCCTGCCGAAGGTGAAAGACCGCTTCCCCGAGAAGCTGGCCGACGCCAGCGTTGACGACGTGTACGAGGCCGCCAACGAGGTCTACGAGGACAACCTCATTCGGGTCGAAGCCGACGAACTCACCTACCACATGCACATCGTGGTCCGGTTCGAAATCGAGCGCGACCTCATCCGGGGCGACCTCGACGTGGAGGACGTACCCGAGGTCTGGAACGACAAGTACGAGGAGTATCTGGGCGTCCGGCCCGACTCCGACGCCGAGGGCTGTCTACAGGACATCCACTGGAGCCACGGCGACTTCGGCTACTTCCCGACCTACTCGCTCGGGAGCGTCCTCGCGGCCCAACTGTTCGATAGCGCCGAGGACGACATCGAGAATCTGGACGAGAACGTCGCCGAGGGCGACTTCGAACCGCTCCACGACTGGCTGACCGAGAACGTCCACCAGCACGGGTCGCGTTACACCACCGACGAACTCGTCCGGCAGGCTACCGGCGAAGAGTACACCGCCGACTACTTCCTCGACTACGTGAAGGACAAGTACGGCGAGTTGTACGAACTGGACGAGTACCAGTAG
- a CDS encoding carboxypeptidase M32, producing MAEAYDDLLDRCKRITALNDGGGVLYWDQQVMMPEGGTPARAEQLSALSAVAHEQLTADETGRLLDAAESEDLSDEQEAVVREIRREYDRKAKVPEELVEQHSRLQSEAQDDWREAKANDDFSAFEPILSDLLDLRVEKAEHIAPDRDPYEVMFEDREPYLELDTVERIFEELKDGLVPLIEDIRASEAVPDAFEGEFDTETQEALSRDVLDLLDYDWDRGRLDTSAHPFMSGTQFDARITTRFDETDLLGAVSSTVHEFGHATYALGLRDDAYGTPLGEARSSGVHESQSRFWENHVGRTKEFWELVLPTVKERFPQVSDVTPEEAYRTANRIESDNLIRTEADELTYHMHIILRSEIEREFVSGDLAVSEIPTAWDDKMEEYLGVRPDTDAEGCLQDIHWTGGFASFQNYTVGSVLAAQLWATIEDELDDPRDLIRAGDFQPIRDWLTENIHRHGQRYTTDELIREATGEDLTADYFLDYAEEKFGEIYGL from the coding sequence ATGGCCGAAGCTTACGACGACTTACTCGACCGATGTAAGCGAATCACCGCACTGAACGACGGCGGCGGCGTCCTCTACTGGGACCAGCAGGTGATGATGCCCGAGGGCGGCACGCCCGCCCGCGCCGAGCAACTGTCTGCGCTCTCGGCGGTCGCTCACGAGCAATTGACCGCTGACGAGACCGGCCGACTGCTCGACGCCGCCGAGAGCGAGGACCTGTCCGACGAACAGGAGGCGGTCGTCCGCGAGATTCGCCGCGAGTACGACCGGAAGGCGAAAGTCCCCGAGGAGTTGGTCGAACAGCACAGTCGCCTCCAGTCGGAGGCCCAAGACGACTGGCGCGAGGCGAAAGCCAACGACGACTTCTCGGCGTTCGAGCCGATTCTCTCGGACCTGCTCGACCTTCGGGTCGAGAAGGCCGAACACATCGCCCCCGACCGAGACCCCTACGAGGTGATGTTCGAGGACCGCGAACCGTATCTCGAACTCGACACTGTGGAGCGAATTTTCGAGGAACTGAAAGACGGTCTCGTCCCGCTCATCGAGGACATCCGGGCCAGCGAGGCGGTCCCCGACGCCTTCGAGGGTGAGTTCGACACCGAGACGCAGGAAGCCCTCTCGCGGGACGTGCTTGACCTGTTGGACTACGACTGGGACAGGGGCCGCCTCGACACCTCCGCCCACCCGTTCATGTCGGGCACGCAGTTCGACGCCCGCATCACGACCAGATTCGACGAGACGGACTTGCTGGGCGCGGTCAGTTCGACTGTCCACGAGTTCGGCCACGCGACCTACGCGCTCGGGCTTCGGGACGACGCCTACGGCACGCCCCTCGGAGAAGCGCGCTCCAGTGGCGTCCACGAGTCCCAGTCGCGCTTCTGGGAGAACCACGTCGGGCGCACGAAGGAGTTCTGGGAACTCGTCTTGCCGACCGTGAAAGAGCGCTTCCCGCAGGTCTCGGACGTGACGCCGGAAGAGGCTTACCGGACTGCCAACCGCATCGAGTCGGACAACCTGATTCGGACCGAGGCCGACGAACTCACCTACCACATGCACATCATCCTCCGGTCGGAGATAGAGCGCGAGTTCGTCTCCGGCGACCTCGCGGTGAGCGAGATTCCGACCGCGTGGGACGACAAGATGGAGGAATATCTGGGCGTCCGACCCGACACCGACGCGGAGGGCTGTCTACAGGACATCCACTGGACCGGCGGGTTCGCCAGCTTCCAGAACTACACGGTCGGGAGCGTCCTCGCGGCCCAGCTCTGGGCGACCATCGAGGACGAGTTAGACGACCCGCGCGACCTGATTCGGGCGGGCGACTTCCAGCCCATCCGCGACTGGCTGACCGAGAATATCCACCGCCACGGCCAGCGCTACACGACCGACGAACTGATTCGGGAGGCTACCGGCGAGGACCTGACCGCCGACTACTTCCTCGACTACGCCGAGGAGAAGTTCGGCGAGATATACGGCCTGTAG
- a CDS encoding thioredoxin family protein produces the protein MTVTLKDFYADWCGPCKTQDPILEEMEGDWGEVEFEKIDVDEHQDVANEYQVRSIPTIVVENDDGVVERFVGVTQRDELEDALEQAGA, from the coding sequence ATGACTGTCACGCTGAAGGACTTTTACGCGGACTGGTGTGGACCCTGCAAGACCCAAGACCCGATTCTCGAAGAGATGGAGGGTGACTGGGGCGAAGTCGAGTTCGAGAAGATCGACGTAGACGAGCATCAGGACGTTGCCAACGAGTATCAGGTCCGTTCCATCCCGACCATCGTGGTCGAGAACGACGACGGCGTCGTCGAGCGGTTCGTCGGCGTCACCCAGCGCGACGAACTCGAAGACGCGCTCGAACAGGCCGGAGCGTAA
- a CDS encoding preprotein translocase subunit Sec61beta codes for MSSGENSGGLMSSAGLVRYFDAEDRNAIRIDPKTIVAFGVLFGVFIEVLNILGL; via the coding sequence ATGAGCAGTGGTGAGAACTCCGGCGGACTGATGTCCAGCGCCGGACTCGTCCGATACTTCGACGCCGAGGACCGCAACGCCATCCGCATCGACCCCAAGACCATCGTCGCGTTCGGCGTTCTCTTCGGCGTCTTCATCGAGGTTCTGAACATCCTCGGACTGTAG
- the pdxT gene encoding pyridoxal 5'-phosphate synthase glutaminase subunit PdxT: MTLKAGVVAVQGDVSEHAEAVRRAGEAHGRETEVVEIRNSGVVPDCDLLLLPGGESTTISRLLHDEGIAEEIVAHVEAGKPVLATCAGLIVASTDAGDDRVQSLDLVDATVERNAFGRQKDSFEAPLEVAGLDDSFPAVFIRAPVIADVGESVEVLAEWDGRPVAIRDGPVVATSFHPELTPDSRVHGLAFFENDGVTLPEATASDQ; the protein is encoded by the coding sequence ATGACTCTCAAAGCGGGCGTCGTCGCCGTGCAGGGCGACGTGAGCGAACACGCCGAGGCCGTCCGGCGCGCTGGCGAGGCCCACGGACGCGAGACCGAGGTCGTCGAAATCCGGAACAGCGGCGTCGTCCCCGACTGCGACCTGCTGCTCTTGCCCGGCGGGGAATCGACCACCATCTCGCGGTTGCTTCACGACGAGGGTATCGCCGAGGAAATCGTCGCCCACGTCGAGGCTGGCAAGCCCGTGCTGGCGACCTGCGCGGGCCTCATCGTGGCTTCGACCGACGCGGGCGACGACCGCGTACAATCGCTGGACCTCGTGGACGCGACCGTCGAGCGCAACGCCTTCGGGCGACAGAAAGACAGTTTCGAGGCACCCCTCGAAGTCGCAGGTCTCGACGACTCGTTCCCGGCCGTCTTTATCCGCGCGCCGGTCATCGCGGACGTGGGCGAGAGCGTCGAGGTGCTGGCGGAGTGGGACGGCCGCCCGGTGGCGATTCGGGACGGCCCGGTCGTCGCCACCTCGTTCCATCCGGAACTGACGCCCGACTCGCGGGTTCACGGACTGGCGTTCTTCGAGAACGACGGCGTGACCCTCCCCGAGGCTACGGCTTCCGACCAGTAG
- a CDS encoding bifunctional nuclease family protein, whose product MEVDIDAVRVAMTDEGPVPVVVLAPDDDGVLPIFIGFEEAVSIARGMEAEDIGRPLTHDLTLDLVEELGGRVTRVVVSALEDSTYIADLHIDTPRGEAEVDARPSDSLALAARTNAPIEVADDVFASGRRDREEFDELQDIQEVAELGP is encoded by the coding sequence ATGGAGGTCGATATCGACGCAGTGCGAGTTGCGATGACCGACGAGGGGCCGGTGCCGGTCGTCGTCCTCGCACCCGACGACGACGGGGTGCTCCCGATATTCATTGGCTTCGAGGAAGCCGTCAGCATCGCTCGCGGCATGGAGGCCGAGGACATCGGCCGCCCGCTGACTCACGACCTCACGCTCGACCTCGTGGAGGAACTCGGCGGGCGCGTCACCCGCGTCGTGGTTTCGGCGCTGGAAGACAGCACCTATATCGCCGACCTTCACATCGACACGCCGCGGGGCGAGGCCGAAGTGGACGCCCGACCCAGCGACTCGCTGGCGCTCGCGGCCCGGACCAACGCGCCGATAGAGGTGGCCGACGACGTGTTCGCGTCCGGGCGGCGCGACCGCGAGGAGTTCGACGAGCTACAGGACATCCAAGAGGTCGCGGAGTTGGGACCATGA
- the hisE gene encoding phosphoribosyl-ATP diphosphatase, which translates to MTGDQSGEVADREDAAAPEDTAAILDELFAVVEDRKETLPDESYTASLFTHEKGENAVLEKLGEETTELLLAAKDDDHEEIAHESADIVYHLLVLLSMKEMDLADLRAELRERR; encoded by the coding sequence ATGACCGGCGACCAGAGCGGTGAGGTGGCCGACCGCGAGGACGCCGCCGCGCCCGAAGATACCGCGGCGATTCTGGACGAACTATTCGCGGTCGTGGAGGACCGCAAAGAGACCCTGCCCGACGAGTCCTACACCGCGTCGCTGTTCACCCACGAGAAGGGCGAGAACGCCGTGCTGGAGAAACTGGGCGAAGAGACCACCGAACTCCTGCTGGCCGCGAAGGACGACGACCACGAGGAAATCGCCCACGAGAGCGCCGACATCGTCTATCACCTGCTCGTCCTGCTGTCGATGAAGGAGATGGACCTCGCCGACCTGCGCGCGGAACTGCGCGAGCGTCGGTGA
- a CDS encoding ASCH domain-containing protein, translating to MAEIDADTLLPNERMRNGAKDGEITQIHRGRQYAEEGDRFEADGDAFEVVAIRERTLGDLTDEDARKEGMRDLEQYREILNRAHDEFEWDDDSEVVLHRFEKVEG from the coding sequence ATGGCCGAAATCGACGCCGATACGCTGCTTCCGAACGAGCGAATGCGAAACGGAGCGAAAGACGGCGAAATCACCCAGATTCACCGCGGACGCCAGTACGCCGAGGAGGGCGACCGCTTCGAGGCGGACGGCGACGCCTTCGAGGTCGTCGCAATCCGCGAGCGAACGCTCGGCGACCTGACCGACGAGGACGCCCGGAAAGAGGGTATGCGGGACTTAGAGCAGTACCGCGAGATACTGAACCGGGCGCACGACGAGTTTGAGTGGGACGACGACAGCGAGGTCGTCCTGCACCGGTTCGAGAAAGTAGAGGGGTAG
- a CDS encoding AIR synthase family protein translates to MTDLGKVDRSFFDRYIYPNLGTDRDDVTLGPQHGVDFGVVEVGDRAVVMASDPLSLVPALGFEKAGWFAVHVALSDAAVSGIPPSHLSVTFTLPPEMTDEQFGAVWEAFDREASELGVSIVTGHTARYGGCQYPWVGGATTLAVGDPDAVVRPDGATPGDRLLVTKGPAVEVAGFLVTLFEDAVDLSDSTIETAKERFWDMSPVRDALTAAAAGPVTAMHDATEGGLRGALVELAGAGGVRLDVDADAVPVLPGVAESCEFFGIDPWAATSEGTLLLTVESGGVERVLDALDDEDIPAAEIGEVSAGEGVFVDGERAEKPEADPSWEVFEEYADRVGLE, encoded by the coding sequence ATGACCGACCTCGGCAAGGTAGACCGCTCGTTCTTCGACCGGTACATCTACCCCAACCTCGGGACCGACCGCGACGACGTGACGCTCGGACCGCAACACGGCGTTGATTTCGGCGTCGTGGAGGTCGGCGACCGCGCGGTCGTGATGGCCAGCGACCCCCTCTCGCTCGTTCCGGCGCTCGGGTTCGAGAAGGCGGGATGGTTCGCAGTCCACGTCGCGCTCTCGGACGCCGCGGTCTCCGGAATCCCGCCCTCGCACCTCTCGGTCACGTTCACGCTCCCGCCGGAGATGACCGACGAGCAGTTCGGCGCGGTCTGGGAGGCGTTCGACCGCGAAGCCAGCGAACTGGGCGTCAGCATCGTCACGGGCCACACCGCGCGCTACGGCGGGTGTCAGTACCCGTGGGTCGGCGGCGCGACGACGCTGGCGGTCGGCGACCCCGACGCGGTGGTCCGCCCCGACGGCGCGACTCCCGGCGACCGACTGCTCGTGACGAAGGGTCCCGCGGTCGAAGTCGCTGGCTTTCTGGTCACGCTGTTCGAGGACGCGGTGGACCTCTCCGACTCGACTATCGAGACCGCCAAGGAGCGATTCTGGGACATGAGTCCGGTCCGGGACGCGCTGACCGCCGCGGCCGCCGGGCCGGTCACCGCGATGCACGACGCCACCGAGGGCGGTCTCCGGGGCGCGCTGGTCGAACTCGCGGGAGCGGGCGGCGTCCGCCTCGACGTGGACGCCGACGCGGTGCCCGTCCTGCCGGGCGTCGCGGAGTCCTGCGAGTTTTTCGGCATCGACCCGTGGGCCGCGACCAGCGAGGGGACGCTCCTGCTGACCGTCGAATCGGGCGGCGTCGAGCGCGTGCTGGACGCCCTCGACGACGAAGACATCCCGGCCGCCGAAATCGGCGAAGTGAGTGCGGGCGAGGGCGTCTTCGTGGACGGCGAGCGCGCCGAAAAGCCGGAGGCAGACCCCTCGTGGGAAGTCTTCGAGGAGTACGCCGACCGAGTCGGCTTGGAGTGA
- a CDS encoding DUF5518 domain-containing protein — MTNWYAVAIGFVVMTVVGVVGIAIPGLGQLTAGLVGGFLAGYMAAGGTGRGAWHGLLAGSLGGVFVAVFLGVAVSVLGVAEFGPFGSLLGGGAFLVVLFVTFVMGLESALAGAIGGWIAKE, encoded by the coding sequence ATGACCAACTGGTACGCAGTCGCCATCGGGTTCGTCGTCATGACGGTGGTCGGCGTCGTCGGAATCGCCATTCCGGGACTCGGCCAACTCACCGCGGGACTGGTCGGCGGATTCCTCGCTGGCTACATGGCGGCGGGCGGGACCGGTCGCGGCGCGTGGCACGGCCTGCTGGCGGGATCGCTCGGGGGCGTTTTCGTCGCCGTCTTCCTCGGGGTCGCGGTCAGCGTCCTCGGCGTGGCCGAGTTCGGTCCCTTCGGGTCGCTTCTCGGCGGTGGGGCGTTCCTCGTCGTTCTCTTCGTCACGTTCGTGATGGGACTGGAGAGCGCGCTCGCCGGAGCAATCGGCGGGTGGATAGCCAAGGAGTGA
- a CDS encoding winged helix-turn-helix transcriptional regulator translates to MSDNDRLSVWCAGKDWCPITSTATLIGKKWHPVVIHRLLHSGPMGFNELKDDVDGISSKVLSDSLDDLEEKGLLNREIVSEKPVRVQYSLTERGASLESLIEEMRDWGAEHLTAAAEKEDAIS, encoded by the coding sequence ATGAGTGACAACGATAGACTCTCGGTCTGGTGTGCCGGAAAGGATTGGTGTCCGATTACCTCGACCGCGACGCTAATCGGTAAGAAGTGGCACCCCGTGGTCATCCATCGACTCCTCCACAGCGGCCCGATGGGTTTCAACGAACTCAAAGACGACGTGGACGGTATCTCCAGCAAGGTTCTCTCGGATAGCCTCGACGACCTCGAAGAGAAAGGGCTTTTAAACCGCGAAATCGTGAGCGAGAAGCCGGTTCGTGTGCAGTATTCGCTGACTGAGCGCGGCGCGTCGCTCGAATCGCTCATCGAGGAGATGCGTGACTGGGGTGCCGAACACCTCACCGCCGCCGCCGAAAAAGAAGACGCGATTTCGTAG